One genomic window of bacterium includes the following:
- a CDS encoding acetate--CoA ligase family protein → MNIAQFLDPKSIAIYGVSEDPKKVGSQIYFNIIHNNFKGQVFPINPNYDSVHNVKCYKNIIELASLTREGVTESVTGGLKIDLAIIVTPSQTIPQILEEIGQTQTKNVVIISAGFKEIGKAGIELENKVLELASKYGLNILGPNCLGFINNISNLNATFSSIQPRLGNVAFVSQSGAVGTSFMDVCEERGLGLSYFVSLGNKVGINENNLLEFLLRDQKTEVIAFYLEDFEKGLDFIQIIENYSRNGKLIKPIVLIHPGSSEQAKSAVSSHTGSLAKPWDIIETALQKYGVITISNIESFINVITLLSWNLNNFLSFENKSQNIDNVANKKSLNFTVLTNAGGPGIILTDLLSHNGFNLDKLSDKTLSKLNNSEVLKNKGCSFANPIDIVGDAKVDRYKESLEIILNDQGIKNVIIILTPQSSTEIKETAELIINLKSKFKSKLIIPLFAGGIHIKQARDEFYKNRIMNFKYDDDLIDTLIALKNWGNNKYILNVPNLASEANLNTVKLTEGILSESEVLKLCEDYKISIPKTFLFDNVDKLNVSIDQVDFPVILKATSKDVLHKTENKLVEIATNRIELQSKFVEMQNKIQKIKLLDEKNSGNLVINFDNYYPDILIQKMLPKSLELFVGVKRDGDSEVYQSKFGFGHMLIFGTGGIYTEIYNDLSKVILPIDLLEIETMINKTKVGKVLNGARGKVFAKEKLINLLLHLQNLVFDHPEISEVDINPIMISENYAQVVDMKVIVKN, encoded by the coding sequence GTGAATATTGCCCAATTCCTAGATCCAAAAAGTATAGCTATTTATGGAGTTTCCGAAGATCCCAAAAAAGTAGGTTCACAAATATACTTCAATATAATTCACAATAACTTCAAAGGTCAAGTTTTCCCTATAAATCCGAACTATGATAGTGTTCATAATGTAAAATGTTATAAAAATATAATAGAACTAGCCTCCCTGACAAGGGAGGGTGTCACGGAAAGCGTGACGGGTGGGTTAAAAATTGATCTTGCAATTATTGTTACACCTTCTCAAACAATTCCACAAATACTTGAAGAAATTGGTCAAACTCAGACCAAAAATGTAGTTATCATCTCAGCCGGTTTCAAAGAAATTGGAAAAGCTGGAATAGAACTGGAAAATAAAGTTTTGGAACTAGCAAGTAAATATGGATTAAATATTTTAGGACCAAATTGTTTAGGTTTTATAAATAACATTTCAAACTTGAATGCAACTTTTTCTTCAATTCAACCAAGACTAGGTAATGTTGCCTTTGTTTCACAATCTGGTGCAGTTGGAACTAGTTTTATGGATGTTTGCGAAGAGCGAGGTTTAGGTTTGAGTTATTTTGTTTCACTTGGAAATAAAGTTGGGATAAATGAAAATAACTTACTAGAATTTCTTTTGCGGGATCAAAAAACTGAAGTTATTGCATTTTATCTAGAAGATTTTGAAAAAGGTTTAGACTTTATACAAATTATTGAAAATTATTCGCGTAATGGTAAACTTATCAAACCAATAGTGCTAATTCACCCCGGAAGTTCAGAACAGGCAAAATCTGCAGTTAGTTCGCATACTGGCTCTCTTGCTAAACCTTGGGACATTATAGAAACTGCACTTCAGAAATATGGAGTTATAACCATTTCAAATATTGAAAGTTTTATAAATGTCATAACTCTTTTGAGTTGGAATTTAAATAATTTCTTAAGTTTTGAAAATAAATCACAAAACATTGATAATGTTGCAAACAAGAAATCCCTAAACTTTACAGTTTTGACTAATGCTGGAGGTCCGGGAATTATTTTGACTGACCTACTTTCACATAATGGATTTAATTTAGATAAATTGAGTGATAAAACTTTGTCTAAATTGAATAATTCTGAAGTTCTGAAGAACAAAGGCTGTTCTTTTGCAAATCCAATTGATATAGTTGGTGATGCCAAAGTTGATAGATACAAAGAAAGTTTGGAAATAATTTTGAATGATCAAGGAATCAAGAATGTAATAATAATTCTAACTCCACAAAGTTCTACTGAAATAAAAGAAACTGCAGAATTAATTATAAATTTGAAAAGTAAATTTAAAAGTAAGTTAATAATCCCACTTTTTGCAGGTGGCATTCATATCAAGCAAGCTCGAGATGAATTTTATAAAAATAGAATTATGAATTTCAAATATGACGATGATTTGATAGATACTTTGATTGCATTGAAAAACTGGGGTAATAATAAGTATATTTTGAATGTTCCAAATTTAGCTTCAGAAGCAAATTTGAATACTGTAAAACTTACAGAAGGGATTTTATCAGAATCTGAAGTTTTGAAACTTTGTGAAGATTACAAAATCTCAATACCTAAGACCTTTTTGTTTGATAATGTTGATAAATTGAATGTGTCAATAGATCAAGTAGATTTCCCAGTTATTCTGAAAGCTACTTCAAAAGATGTACTTCATAAAACTGAAAATAAATTAGTTGAAATTGCTACAAATCGAATTGAGTTACAAAGTAAGTTTGTTGAAATGCAAAACAAAATTCAAAAAATTAAACTTTTAGACGAAAAAAATTCAGGTAATTTAGTTATAAATTTTGATAATTATTATCCTGATATTTTGATACAAAAAATGCTGCCAAAAAGTCTGGAGTTATTTGTTGGAGTGAAGCGAGATGGTGACAGTGAAGTATATCAAAGTAAATTTGGATTTGGACATATGTTGATTTTTGGGACTGGTGGAATATATACAGAAATTTACAATGATTTATCTAAAGTAATATTACCAATTGATCTGCTTGAAATTGAAACAATGATAAATAAAACTAAAGTTGGAAAAGTTTTGAATGGAGCTAGAGGAAAAGTCTTTGCAAAAGAAAAGTTGATAAATTTACTTTTGCATTTACAAAATTTGGTTTTCGATCATCCAGAAATTTCTGAAGTTGATATAAACCCAATCATGATCTCTGAAAATTATGCTCAAGTTGTCGATATGAAAGTCATTGTTAAAAATTAG
- a CDS encoding 2-oxoacid:acceptor oxidoreductase subunit alpha, with the protein MSQTTLKIHGQSGQGIETLGMILANSLLKSGYFVFTHREYPSLIKGGNANFQIEFGDKEITSPHDKVNISLVLNKLQTLWKLDELAKNAILITDVSTQKLTEAENQIIKNKNVNQIYINTEQIIAEAQAEIIMKNIVLLGTIAQIIGLDLEVVKDVISTELGNHSEKLEMNFKLLELGFNYNLENKFNFPTLKLNDKVENNSNKALMTGHEALCLGAISAGLKFFFGYPMTPASNILKYLTENAKKFDIYARQVEDEISAITMSLGSSLGGVRSMTATSGGGYDLMTEQISYAGISETPIVVVLGQRPGPSTGMPTWTAQGDLNLAIYGGHGEFPKLVMSLSDPYTAHEQIQNAFNFADKYQLPVIVLTDKFLAESNFTVDPTKFKQIAIDRNLISLDDVTSLEKLPEEEKRFSEKRYEFTASGISPRWLPGTSSFDYDINSDEHDEFGNVTEDADIASRMYEKRMRKLVSLKQELPEPEIFTNQTFDAQTNLDNLQSYISWGSTKCNLQTHLQNLDDKNIPAQFLHFEYLWPLKTEKLIRFLNKYKDAIVVENNYEGQFANLIQKETGIMIVNRINNWNGRNINFNQNVKDQ; encoded by the coding sequence ATGTCACAAACTACTCTAAAAATTCACGGTCAATCTGGACAAGGAATTGAAACTCTTGGAATGATTTTGGCAAATTCTCTTCTGAAAAGTGGTTATTTTGTTTTTACACATAGAGAATACCCAAGTCTGATCAAGGGAGGCAATGCCAATTTTCAAATTGAGTTTGGAGATAAAGAAATCACTTCACCTCATGACAAGGTAAATATTTCCTTAGTTCTAAATAAACTTCAAACATTGTGGAAGCTTGATGAACTTGCAAAAAATGCTATTTTAATAACCGATGTTTCAACTCAAAAATTAACTGAAGCTGAAAATCAAATTATCAAAAATAAAAATGTAAATCAAATTTATATAAATACAGAACAAATTATAGCTGAAGCTCAAGCTGAAATTATTATGAAAAATATAGTTTTACTTGGGACTATAGCTCAAATAATTGGACTTGATCTAGAAGTAGTAAAAGATGTAATTTCAACTGAACTTGGTAATCACTCAGAAAAACTTGAGATGAATTTCAAATTACTTGAACTTGGGTTTAATTATAATTTGGAAAACAAATTCAATTTTCCAACCTTAAAATTAAATGATAAAGTCGAAAATAATTCTAATAAAGCTTTGATGACAGGACATGAAGCTTTATGTTTAGGTGCAATTTCAGCTGGTTTAAAGTTTTTCTTTGGTTACCCTATGACTCCAGCTTCAAATATTTTGAAATACTTGACTGAGAATGCGAAAAAGTTTGATATATATGCTCGTCAAGTCGAAGATGAAATATCAGCAATAACGATGAGTTTAGGTTCATCATTAGGAGGAGTTAGGTCAATGACTGCAACTTCTGGTGGTGGATATGATCTGATGACTGAGCAAATTTCATATGCTGGAATTTCTGAAACTCCAATTGTTGTAGTTTTAGGTCAAAGACCCGGACCATCAACAGGTATGCCAACTTGGACTGCGCAAGGTGATCTGAATTTAGCAATTTACGGAGGACATGGAGAATTTCCGAAACTTGTTATGTCGCTTTCAGATCCTTACACAGCTCACGAGCAAATTCAAAATGCTTTTAATTTTGCCGACAAGTATCAACTTCCTGTTATAGTTTTAACTGATAAATTTCTTGCTGAAAGTAATTTCACTGTAGATCCAACAAAATTCAAACAAATTGCAATTGATAGAAACTTAATAAGTTTGGATGATGTTACTTCCTTGGAGAAGCTACCGGAAGAGGAGAAAAGGTTTAGCGAAAAAAGATATGAATTTACTGCTTCTGGAATTTCTCCAAGATGGCTTCCTGGAACTTCAAGTTTTGACTATGATATCAATAGTGATGAACATGATGAGTTTGGGAATGTAACTGAAGATGCAGACATAGCAAGTAGGATGTATGAAAAAAGAATGCGAAAATTGGTGAGCTTGAAACAAGAATTACCTGAACCTGAGATTTTCACAAATCAAACTTTTGATGCACAAACAAATTTGGACAATTTGCAAAGTTATATATCATGGGGTTCAACGAAGTGCAATTTGCAAACTCATTTACAAAATTTAGATGACAAGAATATTCCAGCTCAATTTTTACACTTTGAGTATTTATGGCCACTCAAGACTGAAAAATTAATTAGGTTTCTAAATAAATATAAGGATGCAATAGTTGTTGAAAATAACTACGAAGGACAATTCGCAAATTTGATCCAAAAAGAAACTGGAATAATGAT